Proteins co-encoded in one Lineus longissimus chromosome 11, tnLinLong1.2, whole genome shotgun sequence genomic window:
- the LOC135495326 gene encoding ethanolamine kinase 2-like: protein MTLKGLRGCHADIFINPENVEREAQQMIRMVRKHWQAEDVQFERCTMSFVNRVYKAYVPDSEDALIFRVYPRGQFDSAADKLQEQQITCLLSELKICPRVNCIFQNGVCFDHVGGDILDWTDFSPLDDVCFAKCCVRELASFHSNKTRDLAISKYGIKEKNIMPDFFKSMLKLHPQKLPTMEEEILKRQAGDIYRSNW from the exons ATGACTTTGAAAGGACTTAGAGGATGCCATGCGGACATCTTCATAAACCCGGAGAACGTGGAGAGAGAAGCGCAACAGATGATACGGATGGTTAGGAAGCATTGGCAGGCGGAGGATGTCCAGTTTGAG AGATGTACAATGAGTTTCGTGAACCGTGTGTATAAAGCTTACGTCCCTGATTCTGAGGATGCGCTCATCTTTCGAGTCTACCCACGCGGACAGTTCGACTCAGCCGCCGATAAACTACAAGAGCAGCAAATCACGTGTCTACTGAGCGAACTCAAAATTTGCCCAAGAGTCAACTGCATCTTCCAAAATGGTGTCTGTTTTGATCACGTGGGTGGCGACATCTTGGATTGGACCGACTTCTCACCTCTCGACGACGTCTGCTTTGCAAA GTGCTGCGTCCGCGAACTTGCTAGTTTCCATAGTAACAAAACTCGTGATCTTGCCATATCTAAATATGgtatcaaagaaaaaaacattatgcCAGACTTTTTCAAATCAATGTTGAAACTTCACCCTCAGAAGTTGCCGACGATGGAGGAAGAAATACTCAAGAGGCAA GCAGGAGATATCTATAGGTCAAATTGGTAG
- the LOC135495834 gene encoding tRNA-specific adenosine deaminase 1-like, with protein sequence MFQAEDLADTIAKCSYDHYGDLPRKGKPQEGKEWTLLAAIVQETEQDDTSVFQVVAMGTGTKCLGQSKMSKIGDIVNDSHAEVIARRAFLNYLLYHVEGFYETGSSEIFTVDEKTLRFSIEKGIAFHFFTSHTPCGDASIFPKEKSEGSMCETGAKRTWEGDDLNMKKRHKLVHSDSDVDSCQVTTCRNESLSDVCPTVNDMAEVTIRDIYRTGAKCVSSEDNDPLLGGMEYHRTGLLRTKPGRGERTLSMCCSDKLAKWNVVGCQGALLSHLFEPVYFKSFVVGSCPYDKAAMTRALVSRCLDVSGLQLPYILHQPLILQSTLEFEDSKHIVEAKVEKAVSSNTSIIWSSIPCRPIEVSVNGKRQGITTKNIHKSQARCSICKAELFSKFKKVIEMVGVDRLPETLRCPNLKTYHDFKEAADGYQLAWGRLLNVFKDWRRAPRELENFTLDDLS encoded by the exons ATGTTTCAAGCAGAGGACCTGGCAGACACCATTGCCAAGTGTTCTTACGATCACTATGGTGATCTGCCGAGGAAGGGAAAACCTCAGGAAGGAAAAGAATGGACATTGCTTGCCGCCATTGTGCAAGAGACGGAACAGGACG ACACCAGTGTATTTCAAGTGGTTGCCATGGGTACAGGAACAAAGTGTCTAGGACAGAGCAAGATGAGTAAAATAG gtgaTATTGTAAATGACAGCCACGCTGAAGTAATAGCTCGAAGAGCCTTTTTGAA TTACTTGCTGTATCACGTTGAAGGGTTCTACGAAACTGGCTCAAGTGAGATCTTCACTGTGGATGAGAAGACTTTACGATTTTCCATTGAGAAGGGAATCGCCTTCCATTTCTTCACCAGCCATACGCCTTGTGGCGATGCGTCCATTTTCCCAAAAGAGAAAAGCGAGGGAAGTATGTGTGAAACTGGTGCGAAAAGGACATGGGAAGGTGATGACTTGAATATGAAAAAGAGGCATAAACTGGTGCATTCTGATAGCGATGTTGATTCCTGTCAAGTAACGACTTGCCGTAATGAAAGTTTGAGTGATGTTTGCCCAACCGTTAATGACATGGCTGAGGTAACTATTAGAGACATATATAGGACAGGTGCAAAGTGTGTTTCATCAGAGGATAACGACCCACTTCTTGGCGGGATGGAGTATCACAGGACAGGCTTATTACGGACTAAGCCTGGGCGTGGAGAAAGGACTTTGTCAATGTGCTGTAGTGATAAGCTTGCCAAATGGAACGTTGTTGGATGCCAGGGAGCATTGCTGAGCCATCTTTTTGAGCCAGTCTACTTTAAGTCATTTGTAGTTGGAAG TTGTCCTTACGATAAAGCAGCTATGACTCGAGCCCTGGTCTCCCGGTGTTTGGATGTGTCTGGTCTACAGCTTCCTTACATACTACATCAGCCATTAATCCTGCAGTCCACGCTTGAGTTTGAAGACAGTAAGCACATTGTTGAGGCCAAGGTAGAGAAAGCTGTATCTTCCAACACAT CCATCATCTGGTCTAGTATCCCCTGTCGTCCAATAGAGGTCTCAGTCAATGGAAAGAGGCAGGGAATCACTACAAAGAATATCCACAAATCTCAGGCCAGATGCTCAATATGTAAAGCGGAATTATTCTCGAAATTTAAGAAAGTTATTGAGATGGTGGGTGTGGATCGCCTGCCAGAAACGCTCAG GTGTCCCAATCTGAAAACGTATCATGATTTTAAGGAGGCAGCAGATGGTTACCAGTTGGCATGGGGACGGTTGCTGAATGTTTTCAAAGATTGGAGGAGAGCACCACGGGAACTTGAGAACTTTACATTGGATGATCTTTCCTGA
- the LOC135495653 gene encoding dysbindin-like — translation MSVLESIRGRLHNVQEDIKASFRSLTTKERPGLVLGRVSGSDGISVDAGADILNKFQQNWIEIHQKSEENAKLAEEVDDQVSTIFIHCEKQSKQLNQLQAESIGLGQIMKDIELVNTQLSVLNDSFGKIEQALFELEDICEAQEMEENKKRHRIQLTKYDETKKAEVEHIKVKLAQEHASKVQTTERKRAAMLKDRQEVFEEAFVSDLEHYKLTGRAERISVASSFGSQGDHQMNIADINLDDDVEEKGALDAFLDDEPVASKTDSTTPIMDELESAMNEDDDDDEVTPPIDVKADEDLASDCEILDKPDEANTSKGSDQSHQSKSPSETSWECVNDEKLEDSPH, via the exons ATGAGTGTCTTAGAAAGCATCAGGGGACGCCTGCATAATGTGCAGGAAGACATCAAAGCAAG TTTCAGATCATTGACAACCAAAGAACGACCTGGCTTAGTTTTAGGTAGAGTTTCAGGATCTGATGGTATCAGTGTGGATGCTGGTGCTGATATATTGAACAA atttcagCAAAATTGGATTGAAATTCACCAAAAATCAGAAGAAAATGCAAAGTTGGCTGAG GAGGTTGATGACCAAGTGTCAACCATATTCATTCACTGTGAGAAGCAGTCCAAGCAACTCAACCAACTTCAAGCAGAAAGCATAGGTCTTGGCCAAATTATGAAAGATATTGAACTTGTTAACACACAGCTTT CTGTATTGAATGACTCGTTTGGGAAGATCGAACAAGCTTTATTTGAGTTGGAGGATATTTGTGAGGCCCAAGAAATGGAAGAAAACAAGAAGAGACATCGCATCCAgctaacaaaatatgatgaaactaAGAAGGCCGAAGTGGAACATATCAAAG TGAAACTTGCTCAGGAACATGCATCAAAGGTTCAGACGACAGAGAGAAAAAGGGCGGCCATGTTGAAGGACAGACAAGAAGTGTTTGAGGAGGCATTTGTGTCGGATTTGGAGCATTATAAACTCACTGGCCGAGCAGAGA GGATTTCGGTGGCCAGCAGCTTTGGAAGTCAAGGTGATCACCAGATGAACATTGCTGACATAAATCTTGACGATGACGTGGAAGAAAAAGGTGCTCTTGATGCTTTCCTGGACGATGAGCCGGTCGCCTCAAAAACAg ACTCCACTACACCCATCATGGATGAATTAGAAAGTGCCatgaatgaagatgatgacgatgatgaagtcACGCCACCTATTGATGTCAAAGCTGATGAAGACTTAGCGAGTGATTGCGAAATCTTGGACAAGCCTGATGAAGCCAATACGTCAAAGGGAAGTGATCAAAGCCATCAGTCGAAGTCACCGTCGGAAACTTCGTGGGAATGTGTAAACGATGAGAAATTGGAGGATAGTCCTCATTGA
- the LOC135495610 gene encoding glycine cleavage system H protein-like — MATTMFRSACRVLSFGGRISSLNAPRFTPAIPRRWYAAANIPTDLKYTDQHEWIRLEGDIATLGITNHAQDQLGEVVFCELPEVGALADKAGVLCVIESVKAVSDIYAPLAGEVTEVNTKLEDAPEKINEEPYGKGWLVKLKISDQSELSELMDAEAYTKLTEES; from the exons ATGGCGACCACCATGTTTCGATCTGCTTGTAGAGTTTTGAGTTTTGGAGGACGAATTTCGTCTCTAAATGCGCCCCGATTTACACCTGCAATCCCAAGAAGATGGTATGCAGCTGCTAATATTCCTACAG ATTTGAAATACACCGATCAACATGAATGGATTCGACTGGAAGGGGATATCGCCACTCTGGGTATTACAAATCATGCTCAG GATCAACTAGGAGAAGTGGTGTTCTGTGAATTGCCCGAGGTCGGCGCTTTAGCTGACAAAGCTG GTGTTCTCTGTGTAATAGAAAGTGTGAAGGCTGTGAGTGACATCTATGCCCCCCTTGCTGGAGAGGTGACTGAAGTTAATACAAAATTGGAAGATGCCCCAGAGAAAATAAATGAAGAGCCATATGGGAAAG GTTGGCTCGTAAAGTTGAAGATCTCTGACCAATCAGAACTGTCTGAATTAATGGATGCCGAAGCATATACGAAACTAACAGAGGAAAGTTAA
- the LOC135495965 gene encoding centromere protein T-like produces the protein MSSPLTPRTLIGKVLGELKTSKPVQRQSKRRKSSSSSRRQSLNDSTLRKQALLSSANRTEHSISSNDGELTPRSQIQEFLNAAKTGVAVVRKKRHTDRDNVDDPEERSAKRMQHATTSFLDNTEETPRTLISNILSTTETGMTGAPVKHRRNLLRSPYTRSRKENESLQNSGSRSPNSDSSLLDLTIHNKESEGRFGHVPRIKPKPTGLAYALSQVNSTSPSSGNTSAFIGTPTGVEDTDTTQRLTRSHDRLSLIPETPLDGREEEGDEEEEEEDDLDGGEEELGGDMSVGLDMVESVSTSSAGGDDDMQSVPDLSSFYKPSGSTQQGSVSVNKSAQGASQSPLQQIQSLNAQSGSGINNQSVREQSASVHEPSMLNQGQSQSMRGQTASFLDQSGTFLHSTTQRELMIPLEVPKKPRIQLEIAFPVIRKQVSIGGLQKRTRKPSAASRQSRSSAGTNKKVNSAFNLPRSLIKEIFCHFSKCKNVTSGALDEIERVTDQFWRQFTSDVTAFADHAGRVSVTEADVELLMRRQGFVTDNQSMYTLVEKYLPLEDREQIIPVAKAGNKVIPHK, from the exons ATGTCTTCACCACTCACTCCCcggactctcattggaaaggtGCTTGGTGAGCTCAAGACATCCAAGCCAGTCCAACGACAGTCAAAGAGAAGGAAGTCCAGTAGCAGTTCTAGACGTCAATCACTCAACGATAGTACCCTGAGAAAACAGGCTTTGTTATCATCAGCAAATAGGACCGAACATTCAATTAGTTCTAATGATGGTGAACTCACACCTCGTTCACAG ATTCAAGAATTCCTTAATGCTGCCAAAACTGGTGTCGCAGTCGTACGAAAGAAGCGGCACACTGACCGAGACAATGTTGATGATCCTGAGGAAAGATCTGCAAAGAGGATGCAACATGCTACCACCTCTTTCCTTGATAATACAGAGGAGACACCAAGGACATTGATATCTAATATCCTCAGTACAA CTGAAACTGGTATGACTGGTGCGCCTGTCAAACACCGAAGAAATCTCCTGCGTTCCCCCTACACTAGATcgagaaaagaaaatgaatctcTGCAAAACTCTGGCAGCAGAAG TCCAAATTCAGACAGTAGTCTTCTTGATTTGACTATCCACAACAAGGAAAGTGAGGGCAGGTTTGGACACGTCCCACGGATCAAACCAAAGCCGACTGGTTTAGCATACGCTCTCTCTCAAGTCAACTCAACATCCCCATCATCAGGAAACACCTCTGCCTTTATTGGAA ccccaacaggtgTTGAAGATACTGATACGACTCAACGTTTGACGCGCAGTCACGATAGGCTGAGTCTTATACCAGAAACACCACTTGAtggaagagaagaagaaggagacgaagaagaagaagaagaagatgatctTGACGGAGGTGAAGAGGAACTAGGTGGtgatatgtcagttggactagACATGGTTGAATCGGTATCAACCTCATCAGCAGGTGGTGATGACGACATGCAATCTGTCCCAGATTTATCTTCATTCTACAA GCCGTCTGGTTCAACTCAGCAGGGCTCCGTGTCGGTTAATAAGTCCGCCCAAGGAGCATCACAATCACCGCTGCAGCAGATACAATCGCTAAATGCTCAGTCAGGATCTGGCATCAATAACCAGTCTGTCAGGGAGCAGTCAGCCTCAGTCCATGAGCCTTCAATGTTGAATCAGGGTCAGTCACAGTCAATGCGGGGGCAGACGGCGTCATTCTTGGATCAGTCTGGAACATTCTTGCATTCAACAACTCAAAGAGAGTTGATGATTCCACTGGAGGTGCCAAAGAAACCACGCATTCAATTAGAAATTGCATTTCCGGTGATTAGGAAGCAGGTCTCTATTGGAGG CCTTCAAAAGAGAACAAGGAAACCATCTGCAGCGAGTAGACAGTCCCGGTCGTCTGCTGGCACGAATAAGAAAGTGAATAGTGCTTTTAACCTGCCGCGGAGCCTTATAAAGGAAATCTTCTGCCATTTCTCAAAGTGTAAGAACGTCACCAGTGGAGCTCTTGATGAAATTGAAAGAGT AACGGACCAGTTTTGGCGGCAATTCACATCAGATGTGACGGCGTTCGCAGACCACGCTGGTCGAGTGTCAGTGACTGAAGCAGATGTCGAGTTGCTGATGAGAAG ACAAGGTTTTGTAACAGACAACCAGTCGATGTACACCCTGGTGGAGAAGTACCTCCCTCTCGAGGACCGAGAGCAAATCATTCCTGTGGCTAAAGCTGGGAATAAGGTCATACCGCACAAATAA